ACTTTTTGGAGCCATATATACAGCTGGCACATTTTCCATGCCTTTCTGTGGCTCTAATGTGATCCCACAGTTTTTCTGTGATATTCCATCATTGCTAAGGATTTCATGCTCCAAAATGCTTTTGTTCATTTATACAAGTCTTGGAATTGGTGTGTGTCTAGGCATGTCTTGCTTTATATGTGTGGTGATCtcttacttttacattttctccACTGTTTTAAAGATTCCTACCACTAAAGGTCAGTCCAAAGCATTTGCCACATGCATTCCCCACCTCACTGTTTtcactgttttcattgctactgctTGCTTTGTCTATGTGAAGCCTTCCTCTAATGTAGCATCAATCTCAGACTGGCTCTTTTCTGTGCTCTACACTGTGTTACCACCAGCAATTAATCCTGTGATCTACAGTCTGAGGAACAATGATGTCAAGTGTGCTCTGAGGAGGTTGCCACAAAATCTATTCTTAAGAGGTTCACTTCATTTAACACTTCAAAGAATCTGTCAGTGGTATAGTGCCTCACAAGCTACAAACAAGATTTGTAATTTTTGACTTTAGAAAGACAAGTATAGATAATTGTATTTCCCCAAGTAAATAAACACTCAGAGCAGGGCTGATATATATATGGTCAGAAAATATGATGAAGCTGCTCTCATTTgcaaaatataaatttcagaaaatattgatcatttttataatttcttatcTGATGCATTtactaaatactaaataaatagatagatgatagatagatagatagatagatagatagatagatagatgacagataacaAATTAGATGGGGAAATCATGGGAGCAATAAAGGTAAATCCACATATGTTTCTTCTGCCAATCTGTTAGGTAGTAATAAAAATGGAAGGGAAACTTATCTAGAGGTGCCAGAGCATTCTGGAGAGTTGACCTTATCTTTAAAGCAGTACCAAATGCTTACAGCAAAGACAAACCTGGTGAGAGATTATATGAGCCAagttatataatataaattgtGGCCACTCAGGTTGAGTGTTATCAGAAATACAGTGGAGGGGTGGAAATTTGTGTGGCTCCTTTTCTGCAATTTTCCTCAGTACAAACATTACTTACAGGTGAGAGAAGGCAAGCTCATTTGTCTAATAAATTAAATAGCCTACACTAGAGTTAGAGgctgaaaaaatacaaacaagaccATCTCAATATTACAGAAATGTTGAACAGCTGCAGAGATGAGGGAACTCTTACTATCCTTG
The DNA window shown above is from Cricetulus griseus strain 17A/GY chromosome 3, alternate assembly CriGri-PICRH-1.0, whole genome shotgun sequence and carries:
- the LOC100770696 gene encoding olfactory receptor 14A2-like, which gives rise to MPNITAISGFHLMGFSNVQNLQTLCGMLFLVMYMAALISNLIIITLTSLDLQLQTPMYFFLKNLSLLDIFFVSVPIPNFIVNSLTHNNSISIFACALQVFLMTSFAGGELFVLTAMSYDRYVAICHPLHYDVIMNSSACMLMVGVSWATGVLFGAIYTAGTFSMPFCGSNVIPQFFCDIPSLLRISCSKMLLFIYTSLGIGVCLGMSCFICVVISYFYIFSTVLKIPTTKGQSKAFATCIPHLTVFTVFIATACFVYVKPSSNVASISDWLFSVLYTVLPPAINPVIYSLRNNDVKCALRRLPQNLFLRGSLHLTLQRICQWYSASQATNKICNF